The Sesamum indicum cultivar Zhongzhi No. 13 linkage group LG1, S_indicum_v1.0, whole genome shotgun sequence genome includes a window with the following:
- the LOC105167034 gene encoding uncharacterized protein LOC105167034: MQQNMEQKLKEIKINTQALEAIASTSNARNTPPYDLEATAAHKAYPLDKIILKGEWDYLVDILELAHAGSQFTPDLYPTFVCNRVHQLETIKDESKKRKMAGILSYMTHLIRFKDRHTMDGVSSTSKRHKLPTILSHRFSSMFDITNNNRIPDEKQKLLISYVLVLSLFVDGFRSDPSDLAKDLRINPLTLRSHYEYLGCKFVRENHILLATLPVPLEFQTIKRKRRR, translated from the exons ATGCAGCAAAATAtggaacaaaaattgaaagaaataaagataaacaCACAAGCACTTGAAGCCATAGCCTCAACTAGTAATGCTCGCAACACCCCACCCTATGATTTGGAAGCCACTGCAGCACACAAGGCATATCCACTTGACAAGATTATCCTCAAAGGGGAATGGGATTACCTTGTTGATATTCTTGAGCTTGCACATGCAGGATCACAGTTCACACCTGATCTTTACCCCACTTTTGTTTGCAATAGGGTTCATCAATTGGAAACTATCAAG GATGAGTCGAAGAAACGAAAGATGGCGGGCATATTATCGTACATGACTCATCTCATCAGGTTCAAGGATAGACACACCATGGACGGCGTATCGTCCACATCAAAGCGCCACAAACTGCCCACTATCCTATCACACAGGTTTTCGTCTATGTTTGACATCACCAACAACAACAGAATTCCAGATGAGAAACAGAAGCTGCTCATAAGCTATGTACTGGTACTTTCGCTGTTTGTGGATGGTTTTCGGTCCGACCCGTCGGACCTAGCCAAGGATCTCCGTATCAACCCTTTAACTTTGCGCTCTCATTATGAGTACTTAGGTTGCAAGTTTGTGCGCGAGAATCACATTCTACTGGCAACTCTTCCTGTCCCACTCGAATTTCAAACAATTAAAAGGAAGAGAAGAAGGTAG